One part of the Solanum dulcamara chromosome 8, daSolDulc1.2, whole genome shotgun sequence genome encodes these proteins:
- the LOC129898660 gene encoding uncharacterized protein LOC129898660, whose protein sequence is MADHSRATSHEFCSDFGFGSVCKVCKSFVSILSPNKKTHQKPKSNILQHNHHKVSVKKSIVDEAIDDVEEFRYKHNEERLNNKNKSNEHYYYTSSPISSPPHSRSTSPSRLSRTISRIFRTTSVKNHNLVHSNNGNNGGGDSSGAALASTLSCNASHVDMTTHAAPKSFSWSVSPRNGNGAEADPASAPSTTLPASFSRNASRKSSTPIMFSNSTGLVKPPPTEKTLECTLEELCFGCVKKMKVTRDAMTDNGLTEEEEVLTIKVKPGWTKGTKITFEGKGNERPGTTAADVIFVLAEKRHPLFKRDGDNLELAVEIPLVKALTGCTISIPLLSGEKMSLTIDDIICPGYEKIIAGQGMPKPKEEGIRGNLIVTFLVAFPTEIADEQRSDVVRILQDCC, encoded by the exons ATGGCAGATCATTCACGGGCCACATCTCATGAGTTTTGCAGCGATTTTGGCTTTGGAAGTGTTTGTAAAGTTTGCAAATCATTCGTCTCCATTTTATCTCCTAACAAGAAAACACATCAAAAGCCCAAATCCAATATCCTCCAACATAATCATCACAag GTTAGTGTAAAGAAAAGTATTGTTGATGAAGCCATAGATGATGTTGAAGAATTTAGATATAAGCACAATGAAGAAAGacttaataataaaaacaaaagcAACGAACATTACTACTACACAAGTTCTCCCATTTCAAGTCCTCCTCATTCAAGAAGCACTAGCCCATCTAGACTCTCACGGACAATTTCTCGAATTTTTCGGACCACAAGCGTAAAAAATCACAACCTTGTTCATTCGAATAATGGCAATAATGGTGGTGGTGATAGCAGCGGAGCAGCATTAGCGAGCACACTATCATGTAATGCTAGTCATGTTGACATGACTACTCATGCAGCTCCAAAATCCTTTTCGTGGAGCGTGAGCCCAAGGAATGGTAATGGTGCGGAAGCGGATCCCGCTTCTGCACCCTCAACAACATTACCGGCCTCGTTTTCCCGTAATGCGAGCCGGAAGAGCTCAACTCCAATAATGTTTTCCAACTCGACTGGATTGGTAAAGCCACCACCAACGGAAAAGACACTCGAGTGCACCTTAGAGGAGTTGTGCTTTGGGTGTGTTAAGAAGATGAAAGTCACAAGAGATGCAATGACAGATAATGG GTTAACTGAAGAAGAGGAAGTACTAACAATCAAAGTGAAGCCAGGATGGACAAAAGGGACAAAAATAACATTTGAAGGCAAGGGTAATGAGAGGCCAGGAACTACAGCAGCAGATGTAATCTTCGTGCTCGCGGAGAAACGACACCCTCTATTCAAGAGAGACGGCGACAATTTGGAGTTGGCAGTAGAAATCCCATTGGTAAAAGCTCTTACAGGTTGCACTATTTCCATACCATTGTTGAGTGGGGAGAAGATGAGTTTAACAATTGATGATATTATATGTCCTGGTTATGAAAAGATTATAGCAGGACAAGGGATGCCTAAACCCAAAGAGGAAGGAATCAGAGGGAACTTGATTGTCACTTTCTTAGTAGCATTTCCAACTGAAATTGCTGATGAACAAAGGTCTGATGTAGTCAGGATTTTACAAGATTGTTGTTGA
- the LOC129898661 gene encoding aldehyde dehydrogenase has product MAIVDAEVIVKELRGTYESGKTKSYEWRVSQLKALLKIGENHEKEIADALYSDLSKPELEAFIHEISMMKTSCKLALKELKRWMKPEKVKASLTSFPSSAEIVPEPLGVVLVISAWNYPFLLSLDPVIGAIAAGNAVVLKPSEIAPATSSVLAKLLGEYMDVSAIRVVEGTVPETTALLEQKWDKIFYTGNGKVGRIVLAAAAKHLTPVVLELGGKSPVVVDSNIDYKVAVRRIIAGKWGCNNGQACISPDYIITTKENVPKLLDAMKHELEKFYGKDPLNSGDLSRIVNANHFHRLSKLLDDNKVVDKVVHGGQRDENNLRISPTILLDVPEDSLIMKEEIFGPLLPIITVNKVEDSIQFINAREKPLAAYLFTSNKKLEEEFVMNISAGGLLINDTTLQVALSTLPFGGVGESGMGSCHGKFSFDSFSHKKAVLRRSFAGDVAARYPPYTPGKARFLKALLNGDILGLIRALIGW; this is encoded by the exons ATGGCGATTGTTGATGCAGAGGTGATTGTGAAGGAACTGAGAGGGACGTACGAGAGTGGGAAGACGAAGAGTTACGAGTGGAGAGTGTCGCAGCTGAAAGCTTTGTTGAAGATTGGTGAGAATCATGAAAAGGAGATTGCCGATGCTCTTTATTCTGACCTCTCTAAGCCTGAACTCGAAGCCTTTATTCATGAG ATTTCTATGATGAAAACATCGTGTAAGCTTGCATTGAAGGAACTAAAACGGTGGATGAAGCCGGAAAAA GTCAAAGCTTCATTAACCTCATTTCCATCATCAGCTGAAATAGTTCCAGAACCCCTCGGTGTTGTATTGGTCATATCAGCATGGAACTATCCGTTTT TGTTGTCCCTTGACCCAGTGATTGGAGCTATTGCTGCTGGTAATGCTGTAGTTCTGAAACCATCAGAAATAGCCCCAGCTACATCTTCAGTGCTTGCAAAGCTTTTAGGGGAGTATATGGATGTGTCTGCTATTAGAGTTGTAGAAGGCACAGTACCCGAGACAACTGCTCTACTAGAGCAAAAATGGGATAAGATATTTTATACAG GAAATGGAAAAGTTGGACGGATTGTGTTGGCTGCTGCTGCAAAGCACTTGACACCTGTGGTTTTGGAGCTAGGTGGTAAATCTCCAGTTGTTGTGGATTCTAACATCGATTACAag GTTGCAGTAAGGCGTATTATTGCTGGCAAGTGGGGCTGTAACAATGGACAAGCGTGCATCTCTCCTGATTATATAATTACTACCAAAGAGAATGTGCCAAAATTG CTCGATGCCATGAAACATGAATTGGAGAAATTCTATGGAAAGGATCCACTAAATTCAGGAGATCTATCTCGCATTGTGAATGCTAACCACTTTCATCGACTATCAAAGTTATTGGATGATAATAAGGTTGTCGATAAGGTAGTCCATGGAGGTCAGAGAGATGAAAATAACTT AAGGATATCTCCTACAATTCTTCTGGATGTCCCAGAAGATTCTTTAATCATGAAGGAGGAAATATTTGGTCCTCTACTTCCTATTATCACG GTCAATAAAGTGGAGGACTCTATACAGTTCATTAATGCCAGAGAAAAGCCACTTGCAGCATATCTGTTTACAAGCAACAAGAAACTGGAGGAGGAGTTCGTCATGAATATATCAGCAGGGGGTCTGCTTATCAATGACACCACTTTACAA GTTGCACTTTCCACTCTTCCATTTGGAGGAGTCGGGGAAAGTGGAATGGGTTCATGTCATGGTAAATTCTCGTTCGATTCTTTCAGCCACAAGAAGGCAGTTCTGCGTCGCAGTTTTGCTGGGGATGTAGCTGCAAGATATCCACCTTATACACCTGGCAAGGCGCGATTTCTCAAAGCCCTGTTAAATGGCGATATACTCGGGCTCATTCGTGCATTGATTGGGTGGTAA